cccctctgtgctgtgctcggGCAAGGAAACAAGGCAGGTCAGGCAGAGAGTGGATACAAGACCTGGGACAAAGTCTAAAACAGAATATAGTTAGAAGTGTAGCTGACAAACACAGAGATTTCATAATTTTCACctgtatttaatgtattttgcaTATCacgtttgattttttttaaattttgtggcTTCCTTAGTTTAATTTTCATACATTGAAGTCTTAAGTGTTTCTAAAACAACAGCTATGGTTTTAAAAGATCATTTCACACCCACCCCACTCAAATTACAACAGACGTGCAATATTAATTATGGATGAGTGGGCACAGATGTTAACAAAATCACCCGCTTACCTGCCCACTCCACCAAATTTTCCAGTACTTGGATATTTTCTTCCACTGATGTGTAGAATTTTATTGTAGTGTTCtctgtgcctttttttccccctcagatgTTTTATTCAGTTACTAAACCTGCATATGGCTTCCTCCTTTATCAGCTGTCTGAGCTAAAACAATACTTCGTGACAATCACTGAACTGAAAAACAGCTCTGAAGATACTGATGTGATTAGGTGTGAGGCCAAGAACTTCTGCTGAGTGCTAGAAGAGCACTTTATAACCACAGTAAATCAGTACATTTGGGCTAGACAACATGGCAGAGAAGTGATGTGATGTGAAATATGAGCTGGGGAAGAATGTGAAAGGGAGAGAAGTGAAAAGGCATATTTAAACTGGATTTTCATTTTCCAGTGTTAAGTGTGAGTTAACCAGtcagcttttctttgctgaCTCTGAATTCTCCTCTTTACTTCAATATTGTGCTGCTAACACCCAACTGCACAGCAAAACGTGCAGATATGAGCACTCTCTGTGCCTCAGGTCTGTGAAAAGCTATTGTAACACTGCACTAAATTTGGACTAATGCACCCTGGCCCTCAGCAAGGACTAATAGCTCAGGATCAGCTTCATGCTAACAGCTTTTGAGCTGTCTGGAATGGAGGCAAAGTGACTTTTATGCTCCCACAATGTACTTTGTGGAGCTATCCATATTGGGTGGAATTTGGAAGAAGCATTGAAAGCTTTTTAAATACATGACTGTGCCATACACCTCCAAAAAGCAAACTGCATTGCAAAGGAGGGAAACATCACTGCCCTTATTTCATGATACACAGTATTAGGACAAGAAAAAGCAACACAATAGTCAGGCCTGGGGTGTGGTTCAGGTCTCCATTGCCTTATCCACCAGAAATATTGTGACTCTAACTGGCAATAGCAGGATTCATATTCTCCACTAATATTCAATCCCATAATTCTTTATTATAAATGCCAGGTTTATCAGCAAATGGATAAATTACAAATCCTGCAGTGGACTCTACACAGCCAGATTATTTCCTAGTTTAATACCTACAGAATCAAATATGTCAATCTGttgtgaaaatggaaataattttaatttctgtaaatTGGTAAACAATTGCAGTACCCCTATAAAAATATGCAGAAGTTGCTTGTATGCAATACAAAATGTCCTGCATTGCTCTGTCTACCTTTGTGCTTAACTTTATTTTCCAAAAACAGGATATAACATTATTCTAGCCTAGAATTCAAGTCTGTTTTAACTCGGTTTCCTTCTGTGGCATTGTTTCAGGGACTCATTTGGATTTAAACATCTCAGGCTGTTTTACAGTAATGGCAAGAATTGTGCTGTTTAGAAACATGTGATGCCATCGTGTGGACAAtattaaaaagtgaaaaaacagcttttaaaaaaacttgGAAACAGGTAAGTAGCTGTATTTGTTATTGTGAATTAGATGCATTATAAATATGTATGATATAATATAAGAGCTATGCACAAATCTGTGGGTTTAACACTGCTAATGGGATCAGGAATATTGATTCAATCCTGTTTATTTTCAGCTCAAGAAATCCTTTCCAGTAATTACAAAATTATTAAAACACACCAAACTAATCAGCACCAAATTCCAACATTACCTGCTTTTTTACTCATTTTTGTATATGTTTATCTCTTTGGTTTTCCTCTAAGTCTTTGCAAAACTTGTTTTTGTACAGGGTGCATTGCTTTCCTTCcactcacacacacaaacactccTACCCAAAACAtcagccagcccaggcaccCCGCCCACACAATCCTCATTCCTGCATGAGTTCACACGAAGCTTCCTTTCAGAAATGGTTTTGGTTTAAGGCCTCTCCTTGTTTCCTACATTTGACCCAGAGTTAAGAGACTTAGAGTTGAAATAGCTGCATCTAATGCCAGTAAAAGTCCACAATGGCCAAATTAGAAACACTGAAGTGCATTCATGCAGTCTAAGTCTTGCTAAAGTTAAATATCTACAAAACTTTATCTACTAAATGTTAATATCTACAAAATCTAAGCAGATTTATGTCAATCCATTgtaaaaatgtgcaaattttaACCTCTGAATGTTGGACTATTAACAGTCCCTCTAGAAAAACATCACACATCATGGTCATTATCCTTACATAgagaatgaaaggaaaaagtgaAAGAAGTCCCTGAAGATAATTTCCTCTATAACAGCCCATCTATAACAGGTAAATGTTTGCACACAAGGAGTGTGATGCTAAAGTGTCCTCTGCAGTACAGTCCCTCAAAGCAAATGTGCATGTCACAGCAGCAtgagctgcctgctgctctgagatCCTGTATGCCAAATGCCAGCTAGCTGAGGCTGCAGTCTGCTGACTTAATTTATACTGAATAAAGGTAAAGCTTTGCAAGCTTTGCCTGTGGGCTTCAAACACATTATTTGGGAATACAGTTTAAAGATATGTTTGGACCAACCCCTTCTTTTGTGAAAGTTTACTGGGTTTGTTTTGGAAAACTTAGAAAGTTTTAACTGACCTTTATAATCACTGAACATCTTTGGAATCGTTTATGAATACAGATTGGTGTAGTATTCCACTCAGTTTGTCACTTTGTGCAGAAAGAGGAGATGAAATAAGTATATATTTAACTAAATAGATATAATGGAATGCCATACAGTAGAAGATCCTCTGTGATGCTTTTTCAGCTTCAATATATAGACAGGTAAATCTATGCAGTAATGACCTCTGTTTTCCTGGTATTTGCATTTTACACTTGGTTGATTTTGGTTTTAAGAAAATGTGAACTTCAGCTGAAATTTCTACCctcaaaagccttttttttttttgtgtggatACTCTGTTGTCTAATTAGGCAGGAACATAGACTACAATTTTTTCTTACTGGATAAACTCACAGCATGTCGTATTTGTTTTCAGATTTGGCATTTACTATCATGGAACTTGTGGGTGCCTAATTTTCTTTGATGATTTTACCTTACTCTCAAACTTTTTATAAATTACTATGTATTGAAAAATGCTGTGGGTGAGGTAAATGGAACATGGTGATGCATGGAAAAGGCTTTTCTAAGTCTCTAGTCTGTATGACTGTGCTCATGTTCTTGATTACTTGATATTAAAGGGTTTAGAATACatggaaaaacataaaaaaactCAATATATATCCATGAATTAGAAGTTAAACTCAAGATTAAAAAGTCTCACTTGTAATTTAATAATTGGCAACATAGTGCTAGATGTAGGGTGGAACAAACTCAACAACCAGCTTTCTGTCAGATGAACTTTAAATGTCAAAGCATCCCATGATAACTTTGCGTGTGTTTGGTTTTCAGTGTTTTGGAAACTGTCCACTCACCCTTTTAAAAATTGTGACACTGGTTTGGCTTTGAAAGAATTGCTTAAATACACTCTGAGAGCCAGTAATTTAATGAAAATCTATTAGGTTTCCTGGGTTCTGACAACTTTTGTCATCAGTGAATATGAAAACGGGAAAAGGAGCCTTTCTTGATTTACAATTTTTTATGTGTTGTTCGTCATTTAAGAGCTTTTTGCCCATTATAACCTTGATGAGTTCATGAGATTATGCAATATTAATGGCAGactttaatttccatttttaaaataaaaatctctaaaactaaaatacaaacagaaagaaacaatAATCAGTCTCATCAACCTCTCCTGGATGTGGTCTTGGGGTTTTATATCCTTTGTCTTTTCATGAAACTAATTTATTCTCATACCCTTCTGGGAGAGCTTTGGGTCTTTCAGGCATTGTACCATCTTCAGGACCAGGATTTCCTGTAATTATCTCCCAGTAATTCTTGTCTTCTTCAACTTTGCGGGAGTCCAGATAATTGTGACAAATGACTTCAAATTCTCTTCCAAAACAAGACCTGCAAAGTCAAAAGAGATGGGATAGGCAGGGAGAATGAACATATATACAAATACAGCAAATCTTCATTACTTGTGAATTGTTTgagattttctcatttttctcatgGTAGACTCAGAAATATCAGCATGCACTTTCAAAGACCAGACCCTTACAAGAAAGGCAATAACCCACTTTGTTTCCTATGAATAATTTAGGAATTTTAAATCCAAAATAAATGCCACCTTTCTGGCCTCAGAGCTAAAAGGAGCCCCAGCAGAATAAGGCCCTAATACACCAACTTGATTTGTAAAATCTGGTTAGGCCTTCATCCCCACCTCTCTCTGACTGAGGAGGATTCAGGCTACTTAATAATTTCTTCAGCCTCAGACTTTCTGACCATTCATCCTCAAACCCCTTGCACAAATCCTCAGTCAGGTCTTGCCAAAAAGTTAATGGGAAACATTGCTGTACTCCTTAGCAGTGCCTAATCAATATTAATTTAATGCATGTGTATTAACTGAATTGAGAGATTAACTTTGATTTGTCGAGACATTGATTCGGGTGGACATAAGCATCTAGAATTTTATGCACTATGGTTTTATTTAATTCCCTTGTTCCTTACACTTCTTAGTatatcctttttttccttcaaaagtaACCCAAACAACTGACACTGCTAAAGATATTCATAGAGAACCACCAAGAAACTAGGGAACACTAAGAGCATGATATgataatgaaaaatgaaaaaaagaatgcCAACAACTAAGACTGATCCAACTGTCTGCAGCAACACAGCAGCACACGTTGCAGCCAAGAAGtaacagaaggaaaaggagaatggcactttccattattttccatttcctcAGTGTGTTCTTAAAGCACCTGTCTTGCTCCCCCACAGTAATTCTTGCTGTTGGCCCATCACTGTACACTCCCCTGCCAGTTCTAAGTTACTCTTACCACACACAGAAGGTCCTTGGAACAGCTAAGTTGCGATTGGTGTAGCAATGAGTAATAATAATCTTAGTttctgcctggaaaaaaaagagcaaggaAAGACACTTgacaaacatttttaaaccaATACTGTGAATAAAGACTGTCTTTAACATTAGTTAGTTTTGACTGTGTTTATTAGTGAGCTTATTCATGTAAATGAGTCTTAGCTCAAGGCTGTGTAGGAACAATTGCATTTGTGTGTATGCCAGCACTTCAGAAAGCCTGGCAGTTATCTGGTACAGGAAAATACTGTATTTACAAAAGGttaaaaacatttggaaaatcaGTCACTTATTCAGATGCCTTGAGAATTTTATTAGACACTTAATGTATAGGACCTGTTAGTTAATCACATCTCCAAATACTGGAAATGGAATTTACTGTCTCAAAAGGCCTTAAAAACAGGTAAGTAATGCAAAAACCTGAACAAGTCAaccacaaaatgaacaatagaaacaaatatttttataagcAGATTCCTAATTAGACTGTTCATTTCCTCTCCCCCTTCCTACAACTAGAGGTTAGAACTGGCATAACTCACATGTTAGTAAAATCGacataacatttttttctcagtagtCCACCTGTTTCAATTAAATTTTCATAACATTTCCCACAGTTTTAGTTTCTTACAGGAACTGGAAATCCTTCATGTTCAAGGCGCAGTTGTGGATCCAAGGACTTTGCTTGCCAGAAGGTCAAATAGGAAAGCTCAGCTGTCAGAAACACTTTCTGAAGGCGCGATTTTTTAGCAAAATCTCTAAATGTTTTGTGGTCACTTGCCAGATAaaactgtaaataaaaatatatattaagcACAGTATTAATGTAAAAGAAAGAAGATGTGTAATTTTGAAACATACTTTTGAACAAAAGAACTTTTCTCTTGGCTCCTGACAGATCAGTCTTCCCAGCTAAAACTATGCAGGCAAAACCCATAGGATAGGTTCTATACTGTTGATAAACTCATTAAATAGTTATTATATAGGCAGATTTGTGAATACTAATTTAAAATTGAATTTAcattccaaatatttttatttcaccaAAGTGATTGTTGAGAAGGGAAACATTTTCATAGTTGTGGTGATTTATTTTGATTGCATACATATGTGTAATGCCTTATGTGCTTTTAATTTGCAGAGGGAAAGAATGTTACCATTTAATAGAAGTCTGCTTCCTCAGAATGATAGAATAGTGCATCACTTTATATTCCTACTATAGATTATCTTCATAAGAAAGGAAATCTTCTCATTTTGGagtttcacagaatattctgagttgaaagggacccacGAGGATCATCAACTCCAATACCTAAGTGAGTTGTTCAAagtaaaaaaccctaaaatctCCTTGAAGAATTCTTTCATGATTCACAATTTAATTgtgatttcttttctctttccttttcagattTCCTTTGTTCAGTCATTCTGGCTAACAGCCCCCTTGCTCTGCACACCTGACCTCAGGCAAGTAGCATAAACTTTCTAATTAGGTATTACTTATATCTATGCATGATTCTGAGCCTGTTCTGTAAAACTAAGACAGGGTACAGCCTTATATATCTGTTCTTAGAGAGGGATCCAATGCACATTATCAGTACATGCTACCACTGCCATGTGTAACTTTGTTGCCTTACCAGTTTGTCAGAAACCCCTCCTTTTGTCCCAAGAAGAAAGTTTTGCCCGTATCGAAGTGGTTCACCCACTGCACTTCCATCCACACTGTAAAAATtgtaaaaaggggaaaaggtaCATTCAAATCATTAGTTTTGCTattgtttaggttttttgtgtgttttcatCTACAGTTAGATGTTGCTTTTTGACAATATTTTGTATTGTTTGCGTTTTAAAATAGGTAAAATATCTTAACCTAAGGCTTTGATTACAGAGCTAGACCctgttcttctgtttcttctccaACAAACAGCAacaattaaatatatatttgagACAGAGAATATGCTGGGTTTTTTAGAACAGAACCATGCCCACTTCATGGAAAGCAAAAGCAATGACATATTTCTGCTTTCAGGAGAGTGAATACTAATACTAGTGATATTTGGACATGTTTTGTCTGCAACTGGAATAAAAACCAAATGATAGAATTTACCAAATGATACAGTGAACTTGATTCTGTCTTCACACCTAAGCTGATTTAGAGTTCATTGGAATTAGTCAGAGTAATATGCAGCATAGAATCCAGCTTAATGCATGACTGAAAACTCTTTCTTaactaaattaaatttattaatattCCTCTGTATATTAGCAAGCTTTGTTGCATATTTCTCAAAACAAGATGCCTAAAGCtaaaataataattgaaaaCAACTCCGAATAAAATAGCAGACCTTACAATACAGAAAGCATTTCGACCTATGGGGTCCACCCTCTTGACTGCACTAAGTCCACGTGAGATCTGCAGGGGCTCGTCTGAGTACAGGGACACTTCTTCCATGTCAACAGCCAGGGTGACATCACCACGCATTTCGGGGTCCCTCTCCTGCGAGGTCCCTCCCAGATCCGAGGATTTGCAGTCTGGGTTCATAAGCAACACGGTGTCTCCAAAGTGAACAAATCCATCAGAAGATACTGACAGCTCTACCTAAATTAGAATTTACATGGTACTTTACAGAATTGTCTGAACCTAATATCACAAGTATTTTCATATATAATTTCCGTAGCATTCGTAGTGCAGGCAGAACATTAATAAGAGTTATGCCACTTTGTGGGGGTCATGGGGAGGGGGACACAGCCCTCTTTAAAAATTACCTTCTTGAATATACTCTCTTGAAGTCTGGCTAATCTCTGCACTAAAAGTTGTCCTTTCTCTCTCTTACGGATAAAATCCCTCAGGAGGTCCTGTTGGCAAAGGAGAGGGGAGGATATATGTTATCCAGCACCCACAGTCTCGGGTTTAAAGTGGATTTAGAGAGCGGGGAGGCAGCCCGGAGCGGGGGAGGCGGTGGTGCCCGGGGATGGCAGTACCCGGGATGGTggtgcctggggatggaggTGCCGGGGATGGCGGTACCTGCTGCGCGATCTCGTCCTCCAGCCAGTTCCCGATGCGGACCCCGAGGCGGTAGGAAGCCATGGCCGGGCCGGGACGCGTCCCGCGTCGCCATAGCGACCGTGCCGTGCCGCGATTGGCTAGCCAGGGCGGAGGGCGGGGCCAGATCGGCCAGCCCGGGGAGTGCGGGGCGGTGATTGGCCGGCCTGGGGAGGGCCGGGCGGCGATTGGCCAGCCCGGGGAGGGCGGGGCTGTGATTGGCCATCCCACGGCAGACAGGGCGGGGCCAGGGGCGGGGCCAGGGGCGGGGCCTGAGCGGCGCTgagggcggagcggggccgtgaggggccgTGGGGTCACGGAGTGTTTGACCGGGCAAAAGAGCGTTTAGAGCGGGCAAATCGTCCCGTCCCGCTGTAAATGCAACACTGCCAGGCCCTCCCGTGTGTGTCCCCAAGTGCACGCGTCTTTTAAGTGCCCCCGGGCGCGGTGACTCCAGCGCTGCCCTGGCAGCTTGTTCCCGTGCTTGCGTGTCCTGCCGGTGGAGCAGTTCCCGGTCTGGAGCTCACCCGAGCAGCCTGGGTGCAGCAGTATAACACAACAAATCAGCTCCTTATCGCTGCGCTGCTGGTGAATGCTGTCAATCATACAACAGTTTGGGCTGAAAGGAACCCTTAAAATCACCCTTGAAATCATCTCCTTTCCGCCGTCCCCTGCCGTGGTCAGAGACACCTTCACCTTCACCTTcaccagccccatccagcctgaccgAGCATTCCCAGGATGGGCAGCCtcgcctccctgggcagcctgtgccggTGTTTCACCGCCCTCGCTGTGGAAAACTTCCTCGTGTTTGGAGGGAGTGGATGTACCAGGTGGATGTTTTCATTGTAAATGTTGTGCTTTGGTATTTTCTTGGTTTGAAATCTACGTGGCAAGTTGAGCTAAGTGACAATAAACACCGCGCCCTGTGTTTATTTTCCAGATAGGCTTCGCCAGTGATCTTCAGAGAAGGTGTAGATCCTTGCACAACACATTTAATCCCTTTACCACGGTCACGGTTTTCTTACAAGCTTGCTGTTGTAAGGTTTCAATGCAGGACAACTTacaaagattaaaagaaaattgttttttgCGTGGACAGCTGGGCTACATCTCATCATCAGGCAGTTTTGACAGTAATTCACATGAAACTTGGCTCTTTCCTGGTTGTTTTTTAACCCAAAAAGTTATTACTCATAAAGTTATTTAGCACATCCCAAACTTTTAAGGACCAAATTCTATCCATTTTTGTTCAAATAGCACCACTCAGTGTTCAGTTCTGGTAAGTGACACTTCCCTACACCGTGCTCTGTTGTCAGCAACGCTGAAACTGTGTCATTAAAATAAGGAAGAAACTTTGTTCATCTTAGCTGAATGCTGCAAGCCAAACACCTTTTTCTTGTTTCAGAATTAAAAACTTAAATCAATATTCAGTAATAAATCATTGTATAAAATCATCTATTATGCTTAGCTGTGTCATTAATTGCAGGTGCACTGTCTTCCTGTAGCTAATTAGTTAATATACAGAATTCACAGCAAGCTTCCGTAGTTTTGTAGCCTTATGCACTGTCTATACTTATTTATTTACACACTTCTGCAGAGAGAAGTATCTGTGCTAAAATATAACTGTGTACAGAAATATCTTCAAACATCTTTTAGCAGGATTATGCTGAGTATCCTTGTCACCTGGAAGAATTCAATTTCTGATTACATAGTATTTCctgtaaacaaacaaaaagagctCCCTATAACGATGTTTGAAAATTGAGCATCTTCCCTGCAGGAAAGGTTACAGGCCTATTCAATTCAGCTCAGTTTCCTTATGAGATAAAATCTGTGTTTACTCCTAACAGTTGTTTGCTTTATTAAATGGTGTGAAGAAAAGCTGTGCTTGTGAAAGAATTTATCTATGTTTTGTGTGTCAAGTCATGCCATAATACAAATTGACCAGAATTAAAGGTCTGTGTGATTTACTGAATATAATAATATTGcagtttttttgtgtgttgtttggttttttggttgttttttggggggttttttgtgtttggtttttttttttttttttgtttggtttggtttggtttttttgtttgtttttaaagtcattGTCAAGTAAAATTTTAGCCAGATACTTTCAGAGACTGTTCTACTGTCTGGAGTTGCAGATCTTTTATCCTTTTTatcttctctttttgtttttttaatgaaagataACTAGATGGTTGAGAAGACCCCAATTAGCACAGAGAGCTGTCTAAGCCATTAGTTTGCATAAAAGTCTGGGCTGGTTTGACTTTTAATTGCCTCAAGCTTGTCAGAAATGTTTTCAATACTTGAAATTATAAATGCATTGGTAAATATCAGCAGCACAAATTATCATGTGTGGTCCAATCTGACTAAAGGACGGGGTCTGAATGGATGTGAACATATATTAACTTCATGAAAGATGAATGTGATCTTACTTAGAGAAGAGCAAAAAATACTAAAACTAAGTAATCAAATCACACACGTGTTGGCTGGGAATGTTTTTAACCTGCCTTTTCTGCCTTGGGAGTGTGtctatgggttttttttcctgttttctttttccttttgaaaattgTGAGTATGCCAAATTTGATTAAGAATACAGATTAAATAATACTGCACAAGAGTAAAATGTTCTCTGGGACAATTTGTCTCCTTTCATGTTGTTATTTTACACTAGCATTATTCTGACACATGCTATGAATCAGTTTTCTTTGCTGTAATTAGGTTTCTGGCTATTAAAGTGATTAATCTATTTGTTAATGATATAACTACAGTTTCTTATTCTAACCTGTACCTCAAACACTCCTGTTCACAGAACAAAAGGAATGAAGTAGTTCATGTGATATGATTTAAGGATTGTTGTGTTGCCACTTGTGGGAATGCCTCCCATTTTGGCTGTGAATTCAGTGTGGAGTTTTCCTGTAATGATTTTTGCTGGGAAGCAGTGAACCTGTTCATGGtacattattttctgaaatgtaGCAATCCATTAAACTGACCTTTCAGTCTACGTTTTACAAGGAAAAGGAGCAGGATTCTTGTGTGCCATATTTGCTGATACAGGTACATGAGTGTAAATTTACCCTATATGGGATTTGGTTAAAGGCATCCAAAATTGATATTATTGTTAATTTGGTGTTTTCTAACCAAAAGATtctgctggagaaggaggaaggggaaggggatAATTTGTAATGTGTCTAAGactgatgatgatgatgatgataataataataataataatacttgCCAGTTAGTTTGGATTGATTTATCCACATCTCCATGGTGTTTTCTACTAGTTTCTAATTTATATTTGTACAGAGCTTTCCCTTTAGAGAAATTGTATAATGAATATTTTCTCTTCAAATTGAGCTGTTCCATCCTGACTGACTTCCAGGTCTTTGAAGattttctcctctgcctggctGAATTCCATAAAGCAGATGGACTTGAAAAACCACTAGAGTTCTATATCTCTCAGAAAAAGATTGTCATTCCAGAAACAGTAATTTATGAAAAGAATCTAGAAATTTTAAAGTGTCTCCAAGAAATAACACTGTATTTTTCAGAGGTCTGTATTAACTCTGAATCAGCTAAAATACTTTCATCAGCAAGAAATCATTTATTGTGAGCAGAAGCACCATTAACAAATCTCCATTGCTTCTTACATTTATCTCTTCACAGGACTGTGCATTATGTATGTCTACCCTTGGGCAAtttaaaaatgcttattttcCATGCTGTGGAGTATTTCTCTAAGGGGTCTGACCAGAACAATGAGACTGGACATGTCTCATGGCTGGGAAAATGTCTCAGCTGACTTCTCTTAAGAACTGCTTGTTTGGGACCTGCTTGAAGGGACTTGTGATGTTCCAAGGTATGGAGTGCATTGCATGTGCTGAACTGCAGAGTTCTGTCCTCAGAACAGGCACTGACACAAAATCACTGTGGCTCAGGTGTGGTCCTATTATAATGGGTGGAAATCAGGTCACTTGTGGTTACTGATATGTTCAAACTTTAGTTTCCATAAATACTCATTTTTGAGATTTTGAAATTTGCCTTCTGTTAGCAATTTTTGCATGTAAAAAGCAATGGCATGATTatctgtagagaaaaaaaaaaaatatccctaaGCTCCATG
This DNA window, taken from Passer domesticus isolate bPasDom1 chromosome 14, bPasDom1.hap1, whole genome shotgun sequence, encodes the following:
- the CFAP161 gene encoding cilia- and flagella-associated protein 161 is translated as MASYRLGVRIGNWLEDEIAQQDLLRDFIRKREKGQLLVQRLARLQESIFKKVELSVSSDGFVHFGDTVLLMNPDCKSSDLGGTSQERDPEMRGDVTLAVDMEEVSLYSDEPLQISRGLSAVKRVDPIGRNAFCIVSVDGSAVGEPLRYGQNFLLGTKGGVSDKLFYLASDHKTFRDFAKKSRLQKVFLTAELSYLTFWQAKSLDPQLRLEHEGFPVPAETKIIITHCYTNRNLAVPRTFCVWSCFGREFEVICHNYLDSRKVEEDKNYWEIITGNPGPEDGTMPERPKALPEGYENKLVS